One window of Alosa sapidissima isolate fAloSap1 chromosome 21, fAloSap1.pri, whole genome shotgun sequence genomic DNA carries:
- the LOC121695891 gene encoding G-protein coupled receptor 20: protein MSHKDRTMGNIVASTLNINLNATDLNATQHESLEASYIRKISHLDEDLYQDFYSLWITLMVVNTLMFVVGAVLNSLALYVFCVRTRATTAPVIYTINLAVADLLVALSLPARIALYYSGGQCQACVHVHTFSYFVNMYCSILFLTSICVDRYLAVVWAAGGASSLRWRSPGVARWVSAGVWIFAVVTTYSLQTTAAMDFSGSGSSCCRLPLLFALTVLEFVLPLLAIVGFTARVACALADRRLMAQSRGRRRRAVRLLVAVLLVFAVCFTPFHVRQAVVYFDLGGSRVQHVVAYHATVTLSSLNSCLDPVVYCFVPDGVRSALSRPYRAGGNGEGEGDADSVQRNSRATGRSAAALVHSVATLTLNPSSLSSAELPV from the exons ATGTCACACAA AGATAGAACCATGGGCAACATTGTTGCTTCCACATTAAACATCAACCTCAATGCCACTGACCTCAACGCAACCCAGCACGAAAGCTTGGAAGCCTCCTACATCAGAAAAATATCACACCTCGACGAGGACCTCTACCAGGACTTCTACAGCCTCTGGATCACCCTCATGGTGGTCAACACGCTCATGTTCGTGGTGGGTGCCGTCCTCAACAGCCTGGCACTGTACGTCTTCTGTGTGCGGACGCGAGCGACGACTGCCCCAGTGATCTACACCATCAACTTGGCGGTGGCTGACCTCTTGGTGGCGTTGTCGCTGCCAGCACGCATCGCCCTGTACTACAGCGGTGGCCAATGCCAAGCGTGCGTCCACGTGCACACATTCAGCTACTTCGTCAACATGTACTGCAGCATCCTCTTCTTGACCAGCATCTGCGTGGACCGCTACCTGGCCGTGGTGTGGGCGGCCGGCGGGGCATCCAGCCTGCGGTGGCGGAGCCCCGGAGTGGCGCGGTGGGTCAGTGCCGGCGTGTGGATCTTCGCCGTGGTCACCACCTACTCGCTGCAGACCACGGCGGCCATGGATTTCAGCGGCTCGGGCTCGTCATGCTGCCGCCTGCCGCTGCTGTTCGCGCTGACCGTGCTGGAGTTCGTGCTGCCGCTGCTGGCCATCGTGGGCTTCACGGCGCGCGTGGCCTGCGCTCTCGCTGACCGGCGCCTCATGGCACAGAGCCGCGGGCGCCGCCGGCGCGCCGTCCGGCTCCTGGTGGCCGTGCTGCTGGTGTTCGCCGTCTGCTTCACGCCGTTCCACGTGCGCCAGGCGGTGGTCTACTTTGACCTGGGCGGCAGCCGGGTTCAGCACGTGGTGGCCTACCACGCCACCGTCACCCTCAGCAGCCTCAACAGCTGCCTGGACCCTGTGGTGTACTGCTTTGTGCCGGACGGCGTGCGCTCGGCCCTGTCCCGGCCGTACC GAGCCGGCGGCAacggagagggggaaggagatgCAGACAGCGTCCAGCGGAACTCCAGGGCAACGGGGAGGAGCGCCGCAGCTCTGGTCCACAGTGTGGCCACACTGACACTCAACCCCAGTTCTCTGTCATCCGCAGAACTGCCAGTGTGA